In a genomic window of Oncorhynchus kisutch isolate 150728-3 linkage group LG9, Okis_V2, whole genome shotgun sequence:
- the LOC109896390 gene encoding electron transfer flavoprotein regulatory factor 1-like — MANPLRREVRQLYKNLLYLGREYPQGADYFRERLNSAFMKNKDVTDPKEIRKLVDCGEVVIKELGTLYYLREYRTMKKRFYEEELLGLLNIGRPID; from the exons ATGGCCAACCCTTTGAGGAGAGAGGTTAGACAGCTGTACAAGAAT CTACTGTATCTGGGACGGGAATACCCCCAAGGAGCAGACTACTTCAGGGAGCGTCTGAACAGTGCCTTTATGAAGAACAAAGATGTCACAGACCCCAAGGAGATCAGAAAGCTTGTCGACTGTGGAGAAGTTGTGATTAAGGAACTGGGGACCCTGTACTATCTGAGGGAATATAGAACCATGAAAAAGCGTTTCTACGAAGAAGAATTGTTAGGCCTGCTGAATATAGGCAGGCCGATAGACTGA
- the LOC109896309 gene encoding sodium-coupled monocarboxylate transporter 1, with product MAFSPVIGSFVAADYAVFALMLLVSAAIGMYYAIVGRGQSSSREFLMGGQSMTAVPVALSLTASFMSAITVLATPAEVYRYGASYGLFSLSYVLVVVVSSEVFLPVFYRLGITSTYEYLEIRFNRATRLLGTVMFIVQTMLYTGIVIYAPALALNQVTGMDLWGAVISTGVVCTFYCAMGGLKAVVWTDVFQVGIMVAGFLSVIIRAVVLQGGVSNILNHAELGGRLNFWDFDASPLRKYTFWTITFGGTFVWTSIYGINQAQVQRYISCKSMTHAKMSLYINLLGLWIIMLCSVFAGLCLYSVYKHCDPWTAGMVSAPDQLMPYMVMDILRDYPGLPGLFVAAAYSGTLSTVSSSVNALAAVTIEDLIKPYTHMTEKHLSWTSKGLSFLYGALCIGMAGIASLMGSLLQAAINIFGIIGGPLLGLFSLGILCPYANATGGLAGLLSGLVMSLWVGIGAQFYPPLPEQSRPLGLTTHGCNFTTAAYAFNWTTSPTEPSLYTTVLQQNTAERPFLADNWYSLSYLYFSPIGTLTTLAVGLVVSLLSGGMKLNLEPTVTLMKEDTMLFCFYKLFKERAMRRARKLDLTKNRENQLGNNNPGFCNVHELDFTKSSLPT from the exons ATGGCATTCTCTCCAGTGATTGGATCCTTTGTCGCTGCGGACTATGCTGTCTTTGCTCTGATGCTGCTGGTGTCTGCAGCCATCGGGATGTACTATGCCATCGTCGGAAGGGGCCAGAGCAGCTCCAGAGAGTTTCTGATGGGGGGCCAGAGTATGACAGCCGTACCTGTGGCTCTGTCCCTGACTGCCAGCTTCATGTCGGCTAtcacagtactggccaccccagcCGAGGTGTACCGATACGGGGCAAGCTACGGCCTCTTCAGCCTCTCCtatgtgctggtggtggtggtcagCTCAGAggtcttcctccctgtcttctaCAGGCTAGGCATCACAAGTACCTATGAG TATCTGGAGATACGGTTCAACAGAGCCACCCGTCTGTTAGGGACAGTGATGTTCATTGTTCAGACT atGCTCTACACCGGAATAGTAATTTATGCTCCAGCTCTGGCATTAAACCAAG tgaCTGGGATGGATCTCTGGGGTGCTGTCATTTCAACGGGAGTGGTTTGCACCTTTTACTGCGCTATG GGCGGTCTGAAGGCGGTGGTGTGGACAGACGTGTTCCAGGTGGGCATCATGGTGGCAGGCTTCCTGTCTGTCATCATCAGAGCCGTGGTCCTGCAGGGAGGAGTCTCCAACATCCTCAACCACGCAGAGCTCGGAGGACGACTCAACTTCTGGGA CTTTGATGCTAGTCCACTGAGGAAGTACACCTTCTGGACAATCACATTTGGAGGCACGTTTGTCTGGACCAGTATCTATGGGATCAACCAAGCCCAGGTGCAGAGATACATCTCTTGCAAATCCATGACTCACGCCAAAAT GTCTCTCTACATTAACCTATTAGGATTGTGGATCATCATGCTGTGTTCTGTGTTTGCGGGGCTGTGTTTGTACTCCGTCTACAAGCACTGTGACCCCTGGACAGCAGGCATGGTGTCTGCTCCAGATCAG CTGATGCCATATATGGTGATGGACATCCTGAGAGACTACCCTGGACTGCCAGGATTGTTTGTGGCTGCAGCCTACAGTGGGACCCTAAG TACGGTATCGTCCAGTGTCAATGCTCTGGCTGCCGTGACTATTGAAGACCTGATCAAGCCGTACACTCACATGACAGAGAAACACCTGTCCTGGACCTCTAAAGGCCTCA GCTTTCTGTATGGTGCTCTTTGTATTGGAATGGCTGGCATAGCCTCACTCATGGGAAGTCTGCTGCAG GCAGCTATCAATATCTTTGGGATCATCGGAGGGCCTTTACTGGGTCTCTTCTCGCTGGGGATCCTCTGTCCATACGCCAATGCCACA GGGGGCTTGGCTGGTCTGCTCTCTGGGCTGGTTATGTCTCTGTGGGTGGGGATAGGGGCCCAGTTTTACCCTCCTCTaccagagcagagcaggcctCTGGGTCTGACCACACATGGCTGTAACTTCACAACCGCAGCCTATGCGTTCAACTGGACCACATCCCCAACAGAACCAAGCCTATACACCACAGTACTACAGCAAAATACAGCAGAGAG ACCCTTCCTGGCTGataactggtactccctgtcctATCTCTACTTCAGTCCTATTGGGACACTTACAACACTGGCTGTTGGACTGGTGGTCAGTCTACTTTCAG GGGGTATGAAGTTGAATTTGGAACCAACTGTGACTTTGATGAAAGAAGATACAATGTTATTTTGCTTTTACAAGCTCTTTAAAGAAAGG GCCATGAGACGAGCCAGAAAGCTGGACCTCACAAAAAACAGAGAGAACCAATTGGGAAACAATAACCCCGGCTTCTGCAATGTCCACGAGTTGGATTTCACAAAGAGCAGTCTTCCTACATGA